From the genome of Chlorocebus sabaeus isolate Y175 chromosome 21, mChlSab1.0.hap1, whole genome shotgun sequence:
CAAAATTTCGCAGAATTGAAAGATAATCTCCCAATTGTTTCAGTCTTATCAGATTTTGCTTATGAACGCCCTGACTTTGTAGTTATAAAGAAGGTATaagatacatatgtgtgtgtgtgtgtacgcacgCACATCCAGTGTCACACTCAAGTGAACAGAATATGTTTAAGTTTACATTTCAATGTATATgggtattttcttaaaaatatgaaaggtTGAAATATTTGATCAATGAATCCTGATAAATGATACAGTGTTAAATACAAATTTCATGTTCAATACTAAAAGATCAAAAAAGTCCTCTGCCATTGTCcatgttttatctgttttttaaaaccgTAGGGGAAACTATATActctcagggaaaaaaatgaagctttATTGCGAGAGAAATGAATATAAGAAATAGCACTTTAAGTAGCGAAGAGATATGAAGCATTGCAACTTCATAGCCTGCTAAGGAGCAACAGCTGTACCTAATTTCAACTTGACGTGCTTCAGATCTCATATTCATATAGGTATTTAATGATCCAAACATAATGGTCCTATATAGAATAATTACTTATATGAAGGAGCAAACTTATTCGCGTTCCTTTTTAAATGATCCTTCAAGAGAAAAACTGCACTGGATCTTTGAACAATGAATAGTCCCATTCACCAATCCAAATGTTTGGGGTTAAATAGCTTATCTTTTAAGAGAGAATAGTAGTGCTGGGGTTACTTCTTCTTGACAGACTCTTTTTGTCTACCCTCTTCCCAGGATAGCCAGGACAATGACAAAAGGTAGAATGCCAAGCCAATCATTAAGTCATAGTGGTAGATAGTTACAATAAATatcagaaacaaaaggaaataaggtATTTTAGAATtggtatattttgaaaacaaagattCGTTGCTTTGAGCTTGACTTTCCTCAATAGGAAGACTAGTAGAAGCAGAGCTCTCAGATTCTTTTTCACTTGAAGAGCATAGTAATTGCCCAGAGCTTACTAATCCTTTATTTTCACGCCTTGCTTCTTCCATATTCTCAAGAGGTTCGCTGATTAAAATCATTGGCCCTAGAGATTTTTCCACACTACACTCTTCTGATTGGAAAATCTGGCCTATGCATCTTCCTTTTCTACTACCTGACGTCACCATTCCTGAACTTTTGGAAACCTCTTCAGGTTTAGACTCAGGATAAGGGTGCTTCTCAATACCCTGGATTTCTCTTGTTGAATTACAAATACTTTCTGATTTTGTAGAAATAGGTTGGCTAGCCATGGTAGTAATTGCATTATCTATAGCAATTGCCTGCTCATTAGTTGACACCAAAATTTCAGTATGTTTGGAAAAAGGAGAGCTCTTCCAAGGAGCTCTATTGGTGTCTGAGTTAAAAGCAGAATGCACGGTGGCATCCAAGTCTGTTTTCTTTGATAATTCTTGAACTTGCCTATGATCTCTGTTTTCTGAAAATACCGTTTTGTCTGTTGGTAACATTCCCAACTGTAAATCCAGTTTTGAAGTTGCTTTTTGATATTCTGTAATGACCCGTGAGGATTCTTCCACGGATGTTATATTTTCAGTGCCACATTTCTCCTTGTCATGTGTCTTTCTAGGATTGTACGTAGACATGGtttcttccttctccatttcATCTACATGTACATTACAAATACCTAAATGTGATTCCTTTTCAAAATCATTGTCATAGATTACACCTACTGTATCTCGTTGACAAAGGGTATAATGTGAATCATCATTTCTCCCTTCATGTGGATCAAACGCTGTTTCCTTTACCTCGATGGGCCTGTCACTTCGTGCTGTCTCTTGAGGTAGCTTAGCAATTACTGCTTTTTCTCTAGCAGACATGCTTTCTGGAGTACTTTCTGATGTTGTCTTAATTATATAGGCTGTACCTGCTTCTGCTTTCTCAGTAATACCATGATCAGCTAGAGAAGACAGTTCACAGCACATTGTTTCTTGGCAGGTAAACAATTCTTCCGTAGTAGCTTTCAAACTCCTCGTATTATCTCTTTTTTCGCACACGTCTTCACAATCTGTTTGTTCTTTGATATGCTCTGTTATGTTTGTCTTATTCTCTCTTGCTTTTCCCTGACTTTCCAGAACATTCCAACTTTGTTTATGCCGTGTACTATTATCCTGATCTTCAGAATCAATCCCACCTGATTTTTCTTCAACTTGGAACAGATAATCATTCCTCAAAACATTTCCAGTTCTTGGTGAACAAACTTGACCAGTTATCCCTTCTGAAGCGCTGCCTTCATTGGTCAAATGATGATGCTCTGGGGTTAACACAGCTTCTTCCCAACTTACATTTGTCCTTGGTGAATGAGACATGTCTGCTGTGATTGCCCGGGTGGGGATTGTGGTATCTTCGCTCAGCAGAGCAGGCAGGTCTCTGTTACTAGCTCCAATCCCTTCCACACTTATTTTAGGGTTGTCCACCTTCCTTTCTTGGTCATGTAAGATTGTttggaaattttttctttgtttttcattaacGCCTAAATATATTCTTTGTTCTTCATCATCCTTACCATTGCCATAATCTTCTTTAGAAGATTTGTCGAGATGTGCAGATATATCTGAATGGATATCTCTTCTTAAACACCCCCAatcttttgtttcaatttttttagcTCCTCCTTCATGCTTTGTATTAAGGTTTCCTGCCATTAGTTGATCTGAAGAGGGGCAAGGTATTTGCTTTGTGCCATTGCCACGGGCTGGATTAGCATTATCATCCAGAACTTCTTTGCTGCCAGTGTGTAATTGCACTAGTTCATCACTACTAGTATCTCCCAATGATGGCCTGATTTCTCCCATATTTGAAGTAATTTCCTCTAAAGGTTGATGTGTACAGTCATTTCCTGAGGAATATTTTTCATTGCAGTAAAAATCTCCCTTTATGGAGCTTTCTGCCGATGAACTTGGAGACAGAGACCTTTGGAACAAGTCAGTGCACATTTCACCATGGATTTGCTTCTTCTCTAAACCCTCTGCTTTATTTGGAAAATTGACCGGATCTGTTGAAAATGTATTCCTTTCATCTCTGGAAGCAGTACTTCTGTTTCTTATTAAGTGTTGATTTATCTTATGggataaaaacaacaaagaaataatgacCATAAGATCATTTTGAATATGCAGTGAATTTTATTAACTCGGCTAGTAATTATCTGGTAGATTTCTTTGACTGATTTCATTTGTGGATTTCATATAAACTCTGGAAGCCAGATGTTTTGGGGAGATCCTTGTAGGCTATGACTGGGGAATGAGATTAGTAAGAAAGGGGGCCCAAATTAGTCACTTTCCTTcccagcttccaaatatcacattgtattaTTCAACTATTCTTGCTTGTCATTGCACTTTCTCCTCACTTAGGCTATACACATTGATAGCTCCATGCTAATCAATTAGAGAGCAGTTTCCTGGGTGCCCCTTGCTACATTTACACTTGCTGTAGGTGCCCCCCATTACAGTTTCTCTTATTAATATGTTTTCTGCAAAGCCTCTGCAAACTATTAATAGCAAAACGTCACTCAAAGAAAAGTGAGGGAGTTAATGTCTCTGCAAATTCTGTTTTAATGACCCTCTGCCAACTGGTACTCAAATGTATTTGAGCTCCTCAGTGATGCCAACTGTCAGGATTTAACAGTGAGATGCCtagttttttttctcctcctcataACTGACATTTGCATGATCTCAATAATTATATGCAAATCTTACGTTTTCCCCTTCTTCTCACATAAGGCTCATGTTACTTGTCAACTGCACAGCTGTCTTGTAAGCCAATGCCTGTGGGTTCCGCAGATTTGGTTGTATTTCCATCTATTATAGAGCT
Proteins encoded in this window:
- the PPP1R3A gene encoding protein phosphatase 1 regulatory subunit 3A is translated as MSASTSGTVLSYLISESPMEPSEVPSQISKDNFLEVPNLSDSLCEDEEVTFKPGFSPQPSRRGSDSSEDIYLDTPSSGTRRVSFADSFGFNLVSVKEFDCWELPSASTTFDLGTDIFHTEEYVLAPLFDLPSSKEDLMQQLQVQKAILESTESLPGSTSIKGIIRVLNVSFEKLVYVRMSLDDWQTHYDILAEYVPNSCDGETDQFSFKISLVPPYQKDGSKVEFCIRYETSVGTFWSNNNGTNYTFICQKKEQEPEPVKPWKEVPNRQIKGCLKVKSSKEESSVTSEENNFENPKNTDTSIPTIVYSHEDKEDLETSNQNVKDVNREHDEHNEKELELMINQHLIRNRSTASRDERNTFSTDPVNFPNKAEGLEKKQIHGEMCTDLFQRSLSPSSSAESSIKGDFYCNEKYSSGNDCTHQPLEEITSNMGEIRPSLGDTSSDELVQLHTGSKEVLDDNANPARGNGTKQIPCPSSDQLMAGNLNTKHEGGAKKIETKDWGCLRRDIHSDISAHLDKSSKEDYGNGKDDEEQRIYLGVNEKQRKNFQTILHDQERKVDNPKISVEGIGASNRDLPALLSEDTTIPTRAITADMSHSPRTNVSWEEAVLTPEHHHLTNEGSASEGITGQVCSPRTGNVLRNDYLFQVEEKSGGIDSEDQDNSTRHKQSWNVLESQGKARENKTNITEHIKEQTDCEDVCEKRDNTRSLKATTEELFTCQETMCCELSSLADHGITEKAEAGTAYIIKTTSESTPESMSAREKAVIAKLPQETARSDRPIEVKETAFDPHEGRNDDSHYTLCQRDTVGVIYDNDFEKESHLGICNVHVDEMEKEETMSTYNPRKTHDKEKCGTENITSVEESSRVITEYQKATSKLDLQLGMLPTDKTVFSENRDHRQVQELSKKTDLDATVHSAFNSDTNRAPWKSSPFSKHTEILVSTNEQAIAIDNAITTMASQPISTKSESICNSTREIQGIEKHPYPESKPEEVSKSSGMVTSGSRKGRCIGQIFQSEECSVEKSLGPMILISEPLENMEEARRENKGLVSSGQLLCSSSEKESESSASTSLPIEESQAQSNESLFSKYTNSKIPYFLLFLIFIVTIYHYDLMIGLAFYLLSLSWLSWEEGRQKESVKKK